A genomic region of Dreissena polymorpha isolate Duluth1 chromosome 4, UMN_Dpol_1.0, whole genome shotgun sequence contains the following coding sequences:
- the LOC127879912 gene encoding cubilin-like isoform X1, with protein sequence MLWPCLFLPYVAVATASIVSRSYQCGNQSYFTADNGIIRSHSGYDVGHDYGKNLDCVWTIEAPEGKFVQLVANAFHLEGSGFSCSYDYLQLFDGDSTNDNSLGKFCGNVFAPISSRQRFLTLNFVTDGSHGFRGFELFYNFTDHVMRTCLTGQFSCNNTNCVPGSYRCDGQDDCGDDSDEKNCQTGSTTHEFCAFGEFRCSNGNCISRQWICDGDNDCPDMSDETNCAVNVSRGCGQTNFTGTTGNISSPNFPLNYTSKLNCTYHVTAPVGTTSISFTFDRRFSIESSGIGTCTYDNVTISGMNGRNINGPFCGTIAPAPFEIHGDAADVRFITDSSAQRQGFMLTWSTEGLP encoded by the exons ATGTTGTGGCCCTGCCTTTTCCTACCATATGTAGCGGTGGCTACGGCAAGCA TCGTATCACGATCTTACCAGTGTGGTAACCAGTCATATTTTACGGCCGACAACGGAATCATCCGAAGTCATTCCGGATACGACGTCGGCCATGATTACGGCAAAAACTTGGACTGCGTGTGGACGATAGAGGCCCCGGAAGGAAAATTTGTACAACTGGTGGCTAACGCATTTCACTTGGAAGGAAGCGG TTTCAGTTGCTCGTACGATTATCTCCAACTGTTTGATGGCGATAGCACGAACGACAATAGCTTGGGCAAATTCTGTGGTAATGTTTTCGCCCCCATCTCTTCGAGACAGCGATTCCTCACTCTCAACTTCGTAACTGATGGGAGCCATGGCTTTCGGGGTTTTGAGTTGTTCTACAACTTCACAGATCACGTGATGC GAACGTGCCTGACGGGTCAGTTCTCCTGCAACAACACCAACTGCGTCCCGGGTAGCTACCGGTGTGACGGCCAGGATGATTGCGGGGACGACAGCGACGAGAAAAACTGCCAAACTG GATCCACCACTCACGAATTCTGCGCTTTTGGTGAATTTCGATGCTCGAATGGGAATTGCATTTCGAGACAATGGATTTGTGATGGAGACAACGACTGCCCTGACATGTCGGACGAGACCAATTGTGCAGTAAATG TTAGCCGCGGGTGTGGACAAACCAACTTCACAGGAACCACTGGCAACATCAGCAGCCCCAACTTTCCTTTGAATTACACATCGAAGCTCAACTGCACATATCACGTGACTGCGCCTGTGGGAACAACG AGCATTTCGTTCACGTTTGACAGACGATTCAGCATAGAGTCTAGTGGTATCGGTACCTGCACATACGACAACGTCACCATTTCTGGAATGAACGGTCGAAACATAAACG GTCCGTTTTGTGGAACGATAGCACCAGCCCCTTTTGAGATCCATGGCGACGCGGCAGATGTTAGGTTTATAACGGATTCTTCAGCCCAAAGACAAGGATTTATGTTGACATGGTCAACTGAAG GTTTACCGTAA
- the LOC127879912 gene encoding cubilin-like isoform X2: MLWPCLFLPYVAVATASIVSRSYQCGNQSYFTADNGIIRSHSGYDVGHDYGKNLDCVWTIEAPEGKFVQLVANAFHLEGSGCSYDYLQLFDGDSTNDNSLGKFCGNVFAPISSRQRFLTLNFVTDGSHGFRGFELFYNFTDHVMRTCLTGQFSCNNTNCVPGSYRCDGQDDCGDDSDEKNCQTGSTTHEFCAFGEFRCSNGNCISRQWICDGDNDCPDMSDETNCAVNVSRGCGQTNFTGTTGNISSPNFPLNYTSKLNCTYHVTAPVGTTSISFTFDRRFSIESSGIGTCTYDNVTISGMNGRNINGPFCGTIAPAPFEIHGDAADVRFITDSSAQRQGFMLTWSTEGLP; this comes from the exons ATGTTGTGGCCCTGCCTTTTCCTACCATATGTAGCGGTGGCTACGGCAAGCA TCGTATCACGATCTTACCAGTGTGGTAACCAGTCATATTTTACGGCCGACAACGGAATCATCCGAAGTCATTCCGGATACGACGTCGGCCATGATTACGGCAAAAACTTGGACTGCGTGTGGACGATAGAGGCCCCGGAAGGAAAATTTGTACAACTGGTGGCTAACGCATTTCACTTGGAAGGAAGCGG TTGCTCGTACGATTATCTCCAACTGTTTGATGGCGATAGCACGAACGACAATAGCTTGGGCAAATTCTGTGGTAATGTTTTCGCCCCCATCTCTTCGAGACAGCGATTCCTCACTCTCAACTTCGTAACTGATGGGAGCCATGGCTTTCGGGGTTTTGAGTTGTTCTACAACTTCACAGATCACGTGATGC GAACGTGCCTGACGGGTCAGTTCTCCTGCAACAACACCAACTGCGTCCCGGGTAGCTACCGGTGTGACGGCCAGGATGATTGCGGGGACGACAGCGACGAGAAAAACTGCCAAACTG GATCCACCACTCACGAATTCTGCGCTTTTGGTGAATTTCGATGCTCGAATGGGAATTGCATTTCGAGACAATGGATTTGTGATGGAGACAACGACTGCCCTGACATGTCGGACGAGACCAATTGTGCAGTAAATG TTAGCCGCGGGTGTGGACAAACCAACTTCACAGGAACCACTGGCAACATCAGCAGCCCCAACTTTCCTTTGAATTACACATCGAAGCTCAACTGCACATATCACGTGACTGCGCCTGTGGGAACAACG AGCATTTCGTTCACGTTTGACAGACGATTCAGCATAGAGTCTAGTGGTATCGGTACCTGCACATACGACAACGTCACCATTTCTGGAATGAACGGTCGAAACATAAACG GTCCGTTTTGTGGAACGATAGCACCAGCCCCTTTTGAGATCCATGGCGACGCGGCAGATGTTAGGTTTATAACGGATTCTTCAGCCCAAAGACAAGGATTTATGTTGACATGGTCAACTGAAG GTTTACCGTAA